A portion of the Pedobacter cryoconitis genome contains these proteins:
- a CDS encoding HesB/IscA family protein has translation MSTVDTAFAPVSFTETALKELLKLKDQQEIADDFGLRVGVEGGGCSGMSYLLGFDQKKDGDQEFIINGMKIFMNKAHQMYLLGMQVDWQDGLNSRGFTFSNPNAESTCGCGTSFSV, from the coding sequence ATGAGTACAGTAGATACAGCATTTGCACCAGTTTCTTTTACTGAAACGGCTTTAAAAGAACTTTTGAAATTAAAAGATCAGCAGGAAATTGCTGACGATTTTGGTTTACGTGTTGGTGTTGAGGGTGGCGGATGTTCAGGTATGAGCTATTTGCTGGGCTTTGACCAGAAAAAAGACGGCGATCAGGAATTTATAATCAATGGAATGAAAATTTTCATGAATAAGGCACATCAGATGTATTTGCTGGGTATGCAGGTAGATTGGCAGGATGGTTTAAACTCAAGAGGCTTTACTTTTAGTAATCCGAATGCAGAAAGCACCTGCGGTTGCGGAACCAGCTTTTCAGTATAA